The genome window AGCAGAGCTGGATCTGTTCATCATCTTCCTATCAGACGGCCCTTCGAAAGATAGAAAGGGAGAGAGGGTCAGAGAAAGAAAAGAGTGAGAGTATAAGACTGTGAGGGAGGGAGGAATACCGAAGTGGAAGTTGGCTTCTGGGCTTTCACCCTTCCTTTTTCTCCTTTGCTCTCTGCATGTAAGTTCTGGGAGGTGGGGATTAAAAGTGCAACGGCAAGTAGGATGGttataaaagaagagagagagagagagagagagagagagagagagagatgccgcTTCTGGCTGTGCTAAGGGGAGGTTGGTTGCCTATCCCAAAAGCCTTCTGTTCTAGTGATGAGTTCAACTGAAAGCCATGCAGGAGACGGAGCTTTCTCCCACCGAGGAAGTAATGGCGGCTTAAAAGCATATGTTTAGTGGTTAATCCCTTAAATCTACTATCTTGGCCTTTTGCATGCAGATCTCGTCAGAAGCTTGATGGTGATGGTAGTACGACGTGTGGACAGACAAAGTCTTCTCCTTGCTTTCTCATGTTATTATTGGGATATCGGAAGCTCTACCCTTTTAGGTATGTTTACCTCCTCCTCCCCTTGAAACCCTAGTTAAAATGGTTTTGCTTATAATCTggagacacacacacacagagcacAATCTGAACATTGTTCAAGAAATAATCGGACATAATGAACATAATAATTCAGCTAAAATTCGGATTAATCAAATATCAATGCAGGAAGTTGTTCATGACGCATGTACTTCATTACCACTGAAACTAATGAAATCTTTCCACCTGACAAGTTAGGGAGATAGTTCCTTGTACGTACGTAAGAAGTAGACAATGCACGGCAAGTCAATTAGAGTTGTATATACATGAATCCCGAGTATATTATTGGCCGGTGAATGGTTTCAGGCAGTAATGGTATCCGAGAGGAATGCATGAAGGAAGAAACAAAAGTGATACATCCCTGCAAATTATACAGGTATTGTGTGGGTAAAAAGCATGCAGAACACAGGACAAGCACAGTTTGCAGATGGATGATGACTTCGTACCATTTCTCACTGCGTCTCTTCATGCATTCGGCCACCTATTCCTCCCTCTCCTGCAACATCTTCAGCCCCACGTACCTGCCCATCATCATCACGGTGGCTTGGGGATTGGTCCCCGGCGAGACCCTGAAGGTCGAGCCATCCACCACCCGGAGAGCCGCCGCCCCCATCACCCGGAAGTCCCCGTCCACCACCTTCCCCGACGCGCACCCGCCGTGGTAGTGCCAGAGCGTCGACACCGTCCTCCTACAGAACGCCGCCACCGCGGCGTCGTCCGACATGTTGGCCGGAAGCGCTGGGCCCACGAACCGGGTGTCCCTCCGCCCCGCCCTCCCTCCCCGCAACCCTGTGGCTCCCGCCCGGAACTCCTTCATCGACCTACCGTAGAGGACGTCCCCGAGCCGCCGCACCCCGGCCACGCACCGCGCCAGGTCCTCCGGCCTGGAGAAGTAGTTGAATCGGACCAGGGGGTTGTCCCTGGCGTCGAGGGAGGCGAGCCGGAGGGAGCCCTCGGACGCGGGGCCGGGGACCTTCTCCATGAGGGTGGCGACGGTCACGAAGAGAGGGGAAGCGGACTGGTGGAGGAAGACGGAGGGGGCCGGGGAGTGGAAGGTGACTATGTTCGACACGGCCTCGACGAAGGAGGCGTCGGCGCCCGGGATCCCGACGACCTGGATGAGGGAGTTGTCGACGGGGACGGCGGGAATGAAGGAGATACTATTACGGGGATTGTCGTACATGTGCCGCCCCACGCTCGGGTGGTGGAGGGCCACCGGGATGCCCCACGCCGACAGGTATGGCCGCGGCCCGATGCCGCTGAGCAGCAGCAGCTGGGGGCTGCCGAGGGCTCCGGCCGAGAGGATCACCTCGCCTCCCGGGCGGGTCTTCGCGCGGTGGTGGCGCCCCATGCCGTCGCGGTACACCACTCCGGCCGCCATCACCTGGTCCTTGGGCCGCGATCGTCCGCTCGAACCTAAAAGGGTACATGGAGGTGATGAAGGTTGATCACAAGAGCCAAACCAGTATCTACGGCCAAGAACCATGCTAGCGAGATTAGACGGGCATCGATAgcttccagagagagagagagagagagaaccgggCAAGACTGGGTTGAGCAAGATCCGGTGGACGGTGGCCCGGATCGCCACCTTTATGTTGGTGGGGTTGGCGAACCTGAGGAGGTCGGCGGCGCTGTGGCGGCGGCCGTGGGAATCGAAGGTGGCGGCGCCGATCTTGGTGCCCACCACGTGCTCGACGGTGAATCCGTTGTAGGGCGTCGCGCCTGCCTCGAGCAGCCCATCGCGGACCGCCGCCTGCCAACTCCGGAGCACCGGGCGGAAGGCCACCTCCCGTTCGACCCACTCGAACGACTCGTTCACCAGGCCAATGTTCCATGCGGCGACCGTGCCGCCGGCGTCGCCGCCGTCGAAGAAGGACGGATGGGCGCGGCTGTAGAATCCGGCGTTGATGGCGCTGCTGCCGCCGAGAACGCGGCCGCGGGCGTTGGGGACGCCCTCGTCGGAGGTGAAGGGCTGGGCGGGCGAGTCCCGGGCGTCCGTGTCCACCAGGGTCCGGAGGAACCCATCTTGGCCCGCCAGGGAAGGGAACTCGCCCGGGGCGCCCCCACGCTCGAGGACGAGGACGCGGTGTGATTCGGAGAGGGTGGCGGCGAGGGGGCAGCCAGCAGTGCCGCCGCCGACGATGATGTAGTCGTACTCGGCCTCCTTCGGGAACACGGTGGCGTCGCAGGTGAAGCCCGCGTAACCTGCAAGCGGAGAAACCACAATGGGATCAATCAAGAACCCAAGAAACCACCGATGGGATCGGAACACAAGCCAAGGAGATTGGAGCCGGGGCATACCTTGGAGTGAAGgcagagagaggaagaggagaagggctgCGATGGGGAGGGAGGGTTTCCTGCCCATTTTCTTGAAAGGGAATGCTTAGGGGAGAaagagagaaggaggaggagcGAGGAAGCAGGGAGGTTTCGGTCGAAGTCGAAGTGGCCTATCGTTCTTGGAAATGCTGGGGAGCGAAGGCCGACGGAGAGATGGCGGTCGAGGCGGTTGTAATTAAATGAGCAAGAAATGACCAAACTAACCCTGTCAGGCGTGGTATCGGCCACGTAACCAGGAATCAAACTTGCAAGGGCTCATAACAAGCAACTTAAGGTAAATCTCAGTGATCCAATTAAACCCATCAAACCATTTCTTATCCTTATACGATTATTCCTTTTACTATGCTTATGCAAATATTTACATTTtaactcttttttttcttctttctgatGGCATAAAACATCCATATCATTGTttgacatattatatatatatatatatatatatatatatatatatatatatatatatgatagcgTGAAAAAAAGAGATGTGAAAACAAACCTGAATTGGGTTCCAAACACCGGTAAATCAACGAGTCGTAGGTTTGGATATGATCTACCGGTTCATAAGATCATGTGGATGGTCAGCATGAGTTTTTGGATTGGTATGTTGGGCGTAGTTACAGGACATGAATTGGATTATTATGTTTCTCCTAAACaagagaaacatgggagttccatTCCATTGCTCGAGTCCCAGTAGCCAATTTATTGGTATTAGTATCGGATTAGGGACTAAATTATTGTTCATCGATATAGACACTTGACATGTTGTTGACActgatatatagatagatagagattTACCACCTCGGCATTAACCACAATAGGATAGGAGGGAATATTGCATGAATCATGATGTGAATAATTTTGAAGTTCATGTGCAGTTTAATTGCACAAACAAGTAGTTAATCAAAGTCTTTTTTGAAGGACTTAAAAAATTGAATAATGGGTACCACAGAAATTTGGAttccaaaaaaatatttgttttcgTAGGCGTAATAGACTTATTGGCTGGCTACCAAAAGTCATCTTCTCCATGActaggtaggtaggtaggtatATTTCAAAGAAAGCCTGACCTAAATGATGATGAGGTAGGAGAATGTTGAACTGCAGAAGGGCTTTCTCTACAACTCAAGTTTCAGGCTTGTCTAGCTTAGGTGGTAGGTAGGTACTAGGAAACACACAAATTTTCAGGGGGTAAGGGGCTTACATTGAACCTTGTTTATGGTCTTATTCCAACTTCTcgtctctttttttcttctcaaaaGAACAATAAAATCATAATGATTTGTTTAAATATCAATTTAAATCATAATGAATTTTTAGAATAAAAATTTCCCAGTCTTTCAGAGCTGATGTGGTCTAGCAGACCCCATGCATCAGGGTCGCATGACGCCACATCAACCCTGAAAATTTTTCTGGTGTGATCCGGTTCATCTAAATAGGCTATttatccccccccccctccccccccccccccaagaaGAAAGAGTATTGTGCATCAACTTTCTTCCCCCCTCCCTGCCTTCAAAAATACAGGACACGATAATAACATGCAATCACGGATTTCAGAGTTCCATAAATACATAGAGGTCTACAAGTCAACAATAACAACGTACATCTGCCACAGGTgccctgatatatatatatatatatatatatatatacaacaccaCCAACAACAATTATTTAGCAACTCTCCAGCATATATCATAGATGAAGGGCCTGCCTGTAAATAGATTTCAGCAGGACGCGTCCAACTCCTGAAAATGAATGAGGTGAACAAATCATTATGCACTAAAGGATCACTTCTGCTCACCTTTCTAATTTGGCAACCTGATATGCATGTCATAACAAAGTATGATTTTACTCTGGAGATGGCTGGCTATATTATGATTCCAGTTGGAAATTATACAACAAGGAATTAAGCCACATGTTCATGTAAAATGTGTCTATGTATTTAATCCATACACacacatagcatctattcatcatatagactttttcttttttttcaatatAATTTATGATTCTTCAGCAAAACATCATAACATaatggataagaaaaaggatcaaCAAATCAGAGATCTGTCTAATCTGTTCTGTTTGTTGCTTTCTTACAGTAAGGGGGAAAAAACTAATAACATACCACACTAGGATACTTTCATTTAAATCACAATTCTAGGAAGCCCCTCTTTTCTGGTGGGTTTAACATGAAACATAATTACCACATTGACTGATGAAGAACTTGGCAGATGTATCAGATGTGAGGAGGATTACAAGTGAACTGCTTAGAACCTATGCTACATATAGTCGCATCAGAATTCATTACTGACATGGTAGACAACTACTCACATATCAATATATTGCCATTATGCCAATTGAATACACAAATTTATGTAACATGAATGTACTACTTGAAACTGGTCGAATTCACGAACGTGTGATTGGCACAATACTCACTCAGTGATACTCGGAGACATGATACTCACAATACTATCATTTTAGCACAATAAAGATGATTGTGCCAACTTTGGAGTCCACCTTTTGCAGGAGCAAATATAAGTGCCAGTAAGACGAATATCTTAATTAGTGATATGGTGCCTACCTTATATTCTTACTATGACTTTACATAATTGGTAGAAATAGTCACCATAAAATTCCCACTATATTGACAAAACAACATTTAAGTCTGAACACTTTTGGCAAAAATAGTCACTGTAGAAGTTCCCACTTTTACAAGTCTGAACTTTGTTTCCCGTAATCGACCTATCATGATGTTATGCAAAGGCAACCTAAAGAAAGAAACCATCTTGAGCTCTACATCAACATATCTAAAACCTATATAATCTTCCAAGTACACGGTCTAGTTGATGTCTGACCAAATTGTTTTAAGACAATATCCCCTCCCAAGACATTCCAAACAAAAGAAGACAAATAAGCTTAATACCATCATGAATATTGAGCCCACCACTTAACAAAAATCTTCCCCTTGATATTTTTTACCATCAACCCTCCACTTGTTAGGGACCTTTCTTGCTTCTAGTGACAAATCACCTCTTATAACTCAGTGCCTAAGATTGACAGGTGGCTCTTCGAATTAATGTTTACTGATTCAACATGCATATTGTTATTGTTAAGCATTTACTCTCTTGTTATCTAGTGAACAAAATTATGCGCCGACAGTTGTAAGATATACATCTTCTATCTCAACACAATCATCCATTAAATATTCTATGAATTGGGGTCGACAATGAAAACACAGACTTTATATGTTTTGCATTAGGTCATACATGATTGATTATAATCAAACTTAATCACAATTTTCAGCAAAATATAATAACTCAGCACCATCTTTGTTTAAAACACTGCTTTTATTGTACCAGAATGTCCGATTTGACAACCAATCGGAAGCGAAATGGCGATTACGTCCAGTATGGTCCAATATGGGCCATACCACCCAGCACCATACCAGACTTACTACATGATATACAAATTGATAACAAACAAAACCATGCGATCATATCATCTGGTACAGAcaccatttatttatttttgacagCCGTCACAAGTATCCATTTTCatgtcattctctctctctctctctctctctccccaccaCATCAACACCACCTCCACCAGCCCCAAGTGTCACTGCCACGACCACCTCCTTTTGGTCGAGTTGTCGCTTCCTCCTCCTACCTATACGCCTTCTCTTATGCCCCCTCCTTTGCCTTCTACTTCTccactttcttctcttcttcttcttcgtcctccTCCCACCCCCACCCCTCTCTCCTTTTTCAATGGTCTGGAAAGTGCTGACCCACACTAAATGTTGGTATGTCAATTTAAATGAAATCCAGATTTTGATCATCATTATCCTTTGTGAAAATCCTAATTTCCAATTGTTGTTCATTTATAATTCAAACTCTAGGTGACCCATTTAGAAAAAGCTTAATGACTAAAAAGCATCCATTAAGTGTCTTGTGAGGACCTTCTTTTAGTTGCAAAAACAGAAACTGATATATGCACTTGATAATGGACCCACGCATCAATTAGAACCCCACCATACCATTCAAATCAGTAGTAGTCATGCCCtattatctaagatttcatcaacCAAAAATAAGAACGAAAGAAAAGTCAAGCATGATTCCGATACAGACCACTGATAACAAACTATAACAAGGCCTCACCCCCTTATTATacagaataagaaaataaattatGCTTTCCAAGTGTCATTTGCTTTCATGCACTGTAGGTGGTTTCATCTTTGATGTTTAGATGTGTTCATGCAACactaaaagaaatataaaggGAACAAGCTACTTAAATTAGTGCAATGTTACATTAGAAACAAGATTATCAAAAGATTCGAAATTAATGTCACTTAAGACAACATGCAAGGTTCTGCAGAACTCGATTGCGCTCCTAGTTAactcttttttccctttttaatcTTCATTTTTTTCCCAAACACCCATAATCCACTATTTGCATATATCAGTTTGCTAAGACCGCTGTGCCTTTCTGTTATGATCTACTTCTGCAGACAAATTTAGTTCCAAGTTGTGCAGGGGCTGTTACTAATCAATTTGAAGTACATGAACTAGGGTGAGAGATAGGCCAACGAGATGACAATAGAAGTATTTCCAACTTCAAATTTGAGAGCAAGAATCCACTGGGAACAACCTAAACCTAATAGGAAGAATCAGAAAGCACCAACTGGCGTCCAGCGAGTATCAAACATCAATGCATAAAAAATGATTAGTGGCACTTTAGATTCCCGAGTAAAAGAAGAGGTAAGTTACAGTAAAACAAACACAATGTGTGTGCGCGCGTGTGTGTGCgcgcgtgtgtgtgtgtatatatatatatatatatatatatatatatatatatatatatagagagagagagagagagagagagagagagagaggtcaccTTGTGAGAACTACTAACCCCTGGCCTTGAGTTCTGCGAGGCGTCTCGAGAGGTCATCCTCATcgaccttctccttctccttggcAGGGATGGCATGTGATGCGGCCTGCGGAAGCCCGACGGAGACCTCAAGGCCATAATCGTCCGCAACCTGCTGCATAAGGCTGTTGACCTCGGTCTCGGGGGTGGAGAGGCTGGTGGATCCGGCCATGGCGCCCTCCATGAACTCAGCCTGGACCTCCATGTTGACGAACTGCCGCTCGAACTGGTCCATGGTCTCGGACATCTTCTGGAGGTTGCCGGAGGCGAGAGCGGAGTCGAGGGATTTGACGATGGAGCCCATGGACTTACCGATGGCCTGCATCTTGGCCTGGGTGTCGAGACGGGCGACGACGGCGTCGAGGCGGGAGGCTAGGCGGAGGTAGTTCATCTGCTCCGTGCGCTTGCGGATGGCATTCTCAGCGTAGATCCGGGCGCCGTCCATGTTGCCCTTCTCGATCGCCTTCTTGACCTTGAGCTTCTCGGCCTTCTCGTCCTTCTCGCACTTGCGCGCCTGCCTCTGCAGGCTCTTGGATGTGAACTTGAGCTCCATGATCTGGTTCATCAGCTTCTCAGTGTTTCCCATGGCGGATGCTTCAAGGGAATCGATCGATCGACGAAGACCTCGGGTTAGGGTTTCCTGAAGGCGAAGGAAAAGGAGGCAAAGGGCTGGATCATAGAAACCGGAGTTGGAAGGCTGAGGTGGTAACAAGCTATGGGGGCAAAACGGTAAATGGACAAGACGGACTCAACCCAGTTTCCGCTCGAGCCCTACTCAAAACTTATAACCCAATGTTGGGTCCATTTACGAGTCAAATGCAAACCTGAACCGGTTCGATCGTGATCACCTGATTAAGAACTCATTTACTGTTCTTCCTTTCGATTCGATTTCGGATCGAGAgatcacttatatatatatatatatatatatatatatatatatatatatatatatatatatatatatatatatatatatatatatatatatatatatatatatatatgaatgtatatatgtatatgtatatgtatatgtatatgtatatgtatatgtatatgtatatgtatatgtatatgtatatgtatatatatgtatatgtatatgtatatatatatatatatatatatatatatatatattctcatttaTGGCCCTATCGATTTACAATTTTGATATAAAACATGAAGCAACCTTTATTCTTTGTATGAttgaaatcatgcattgttaAGCATCATGACTATACAGTGAAGATGGGTTGAGCCCTCGACTTTATCTTAGCTACATGAAGCCAATTGACAATTGTTATATCCTGACACTTTCAATGTAATGTATTGGAGCATAATAATGAGTCATTATTAGCGCGATATTTGTTCAAATGTTCTTCAACCCTATATATTAATCTCGAGTGTCCTAAGTGATCACCATGATAATATTAATTTGAATGACTCGTTATGTTCGAGAAATACTCGATAATCCCATAATATCACTCCATAATATAATTTCTCATATAATCTTTATGATTATCAGtcttatatatataaaaggtCTCAATTATATTGACTCATTAAAgcctataatttttttaattctatatattttttttttcagctcTATTAACATGAGCATTTTAGGGATTTTTATGGGGCACACCTTGATTTAGTTATTGGATTTCTATCAAATTCACTTATTTCTTGATATGAACTTGCATGAAGCAACTTGATACATTGGACAACCAACCAACTTAGGAAAATAAAATACCGACATATCCAATTAATAATAAACCTACACATTAATTAGAACTCTATGGTAATCTTAAAATCAGAAAATGGTGATTTTATTGCATCAACTAATAATAAGAATGGGAGAGAAGTCAAGCATAATTATGATATAACCACTGTTAACAAGCCTTTTGGTggcctcacccccccccccttattATACAAATTTGCTGTCATGTTTTCATA of Musa acuminata AAA Group cultivar baxijiao chromosome BXJ2-3, Cavendish_Baxijiao_AAA, whole genome shotgun sequence contains these proteins:
- the LOC135606714 gene encoding (R)-mandelonitrile lyase-like, whose product is MGRKPSLPIAALLLFLSLPSLQGMPRLQSPWLVFRSHRWFLGFLIDPIVVSPLAGYAGFTCDATVFPKEAEYDYIIVGGGTAGCPLAATLSESHRVLVLERGGAPGEFPSLAGQDGFLRTLVDTDARDSPAQPFTSDEGVPNARGRVLGGSSAINAGFYSRAHPSFFDGGDAGGTVAAWNIGLVNESFEWVEREVAFRPVLRSWQAAVRDGLLEAGATPYNGFTVEHVVGTKIGAATFDSHGRRHSAADLLRFANPTNIKVAIRATVHRILLNPVLPGSSGRSRPKDQVMAAGVVYRDGMGRHHRAKTRPGGEVILSAGALGSPQLLLLSGIGPRPYLSAWGIPVALHHPSVGRHMYDNPRNSISFIPAVPVDNSLIQVVGIPGADASFVEAVSNIVTFHSPAPSVFLHQSASPLFVTVATLMEKVPGPASEGSLRLASLDARDNPLVRFNYFSRPEDLARCVAGVRRLGDVLYGRSMKEFRAGATGLRGGRAGRRDTRFVGPALPANMSDDAAVAAFCRRTVSTLWHYHGGCASGKVVDGDFRVMGAAALRVVDGSTFRVSPGTNPQATVMMMGRYVGLKMLQEREE
- the LOC103975123 gene encoding ESCRT-related protein CHMP1, whose amino-acid sequence is MGNTEKLMNQIMELKFTSKSLQRQARKCEKDEKAEKLKVKKAIEKGNMDGARIYAENAIRKRTEQMNYLRLASRLDAVVARLDTQAKMQAIGKSMGSIVKSLDSALASGNLQKMSETMDQFERQFVNMEVQAEFMEGAMAGSTSLSTPETEVNSLMQQVADDYGLEVSVGLPQAASHAIPAKEKEKVDEDDLSRRLAELKARG